The segment TTGGGGATTTACTTTCTTTTGTGGGAACAGAGATCCAATTACAGACCAAGAATGCTTCAGAGCCACACTGGCACTTAACTCTGCTCGGAGTATCGCCAGCATATCAGGGGCAAGGAATTGGTGGAAAGCTACTCCAACCCGTACTTCAAGAAGCCGATCGTACAAAATTGCCTTGCTATTTGGAAACTTCGACAACAGGCGCAGTGCGATTCTATCAGCGGCATGGATTTGAGATTGTTCATCAGGGAACCTTTGCGGGTCGTGAATACTGGGCAATGAAACGTAGCCCACAAGGAGGCTAGAGCGATGGACATGATCAAACTTTACTTCGAGGAGATTGGGCGAATTCCGCGTCTGACTCCAGCACAAGAAATCGAACTCGGTCGGCAGGTTCAACGCCTACAAAAGCTCTATGAGATTCGACAGCCGACGCTTGAACAATGGCAACAAGCAGCAAACCTATCCTCTGAGGAGTTACAACGTGAGATTGCGCTTGGAGAACGAGCAAAGCGCAAAATGATCGAAGCGAATCTACGCTTAGTGGTTTCAATTGCGCAGCAATATCAGAACCGGAATCTAGAGCTTTCAGATTTGATCCAGGAGGGAAATCTCGGCTTACAGCGCAGTGTCGAGAAGTTTGATCCCGCGAAAGGCTATCGATTTTCGACCTATGCGTATTGGTGGATTCGCCAAGCGATGAGTCGAGCGATCGCACTCAAAAGCCGTTCAATTCGGATTCCAACTCACCTAAGCGAGAAGCTGAATCTGATTCGTAAAACTCAAAGATCGCTTTCACAGACTCTAGGTAGAACTGCAACCATTCCAGAAATTGCTCAGGCGCTTTCTTTTACTCCAACAGAGATTCGAGATGCGTTGCTTGCCGTGCGAAGATCGATGTCTTTGGATGTGCCAATCGGACAGGATCAGGAGACAAAGCTAGGTGAGCTATTGCCCGATGCAGGAGAAATGCCAGAGGAGAGCGTAACGAGATCGTTGCTTCGAGAAGATTTGCTCAATTTAATCGGGTTGCTACCGTCTAATCAGCGTCAGGTACTGACCTTGAGATTTGGATTAGAAGATGGGGAAGCTCTGAGTTTATCTCAAGCGAGCCGGAAGATGAATTGTAGTCGAGAAACGGTTCGCTTGTTAGAGAAAGCAGCAATGAAGACTTTGCAGCAGTATAAGGTGCGATTGCAGGAATATGTTGCGGTCTAAAAGTTCAACGTGAATTCAAATCTGGAGTATTTCTGATGCAATTTCTAGGGATTGGAGTTTTCATCTGGTTGACTGCCACGATCGCGTTTCGTCTAATCGGTCAATTTCTACTCGATCCGACGAATCTTGTACTCTCGATCGGTTTATTTCTCGCTACCAGTCTAGTAATGCTGATTGTTGTTACTAGCGTTTATCTCTGGCAGCAAGTCAAATCCATTGATCGACCGAAAACTGCATTGCTGATTGCTCTACCGGGAATGCTACTAGATGTTGGAAGTATTTTATGGTTTCCAACGGTCTTCCCAAACATTGATCCAAATGCAAACATTCTATTTGCAGGACTGATGCTATGGGGATATACATCCATTCTAGTTACTGGTTTTTTACCTGAGCAATGAACAGCAAATTTCTTTTAGTCTGGGGACGTTTTTTGCGCTTGAAGCTTTCGCCGTGGTTGACTTTGATGCGATCGAGTTACCGAGCAATTCGAGGCTGCCCCCGAGGACAATCCCGCTGGATGATGGCGATCGCAAAACTCAATCTACTCCCTATCTATGATTTGCTGGACGATTTGATTCGTTATCCACCGTACTAAGGAAGCTTGATATGGCTCGTAAAACACCGCTGGCATGGTTCCAGTTGATGAAAGAGAAAGCCCGCTTAGTCGTCGCGATCGCGGGAATCGGGTTTGCTGACATGCTGATGTTTATGCAACTCGGCTTTCAAGATTCGCTCTACGATAGCGCTACTGTGCCGCATCGCATGTTGCAAGCAGATTTGGTGATCATTGATCCAAGATTCAAGAGCTTAGCAGCATTTACACCTTTTTCTCGCGAACGCCTTTATCAGACGAAAAGTAGCGATCGCGTTCAATCAGTGAGTTCTATCCGAATTGCGATGGGACAGTGGAAAAATCCTGAAACTCGCTTAACTCGAAGCATTCTCATTTGGGGAATTGAACCGGATGCGCCGAGTTTTAAGCTCTCCGGATTGCAAGAGAATTTAGAACCGCTGAAGTTACTCAACAATGTGGTCTTTGATCGAGTGGGTCGTCCTGAATTTGGCGCGATCGCAGATACGTTTCAAAAACAAGGTAGTGTCTCAACGGAATTGAATCAACAATTGATCAATGTCAGTGGACTGGTCACGATGGGCGCATCTTTTACTGCTGATGGCAATGTGTTCATGAGCGATTCAACTTTCTTGAGACTGTACCGCGATCGCCAAGCAAGCGACATCGACATTGGGCTGATTCAACTCAAACCGAACTCAGATGTCAAAGCCGTTCAAGCTCAACTCAGTGCAAGTCTGCCAGATGTAAAAGTTCTCACGCCTGAAGAGTTTGCAGGCATTGAACGCAATTACTGGGAAAGCCAAGGAACAATTGGCTTTATTTTTGGAATTGGTGTGATTGTTGGATTCATTGTTGGCACTGTGATTGTTTATCAGATTCTCTACACAGATGTTGCAAATCACCTGCCTGAGTATGCCACGTTAAAAGCAATGGGATATAGCGATCGCTTTCTTCTGAATATTCTGCTGCAAGAAGCTCTAATTTTAGCAGTTCTTGGCTTTATTCCAGGCTTTGCGGTTGCAGTTGGACTTTATCAAATTACTTATGCTGCAACGTTGTTACCGATCGCAATGACAGCAAATCGAGCCATTACGGTCTTTGTTCTAACTGTTGTGATGTGCTCGATTTCGGGCGCGATCGCCATGCGAAAACTTCAAGCTGCTGATCCTGCGGATATTTTCTAATGATGCAACCTATTATTTCTGTTCAAAATCTCAACCATTACTTTGGTCAAGGTCAATTGAGAAAACAAGTCTTATTCGATGTCAGTCTGAATATTCATGCAGGCGAGATCGTGATTATGACGGGACCTTCTGGCTCTGGGAAAACAACGCTACTAACGCTCTTAGGTGGATTGCGATCGGCTCAGGAAGGAAGCTTAACGATTCTGGATCAAGAAATTCGAGGCGCGACCAAGCAACACCTGACCCAACTTCGTAAAAATATCGGCTATATCTTCCAGGCACACAATTTAATGACATTCTTAACCGCAAAGCAGAATGTCAGAATGTCGCTGGAACTGCACGCTCGCTATCTCAATCAAGATCTAGATGCAATGGCAGTGTCAATGCTCGAAGCTGTTGGACTTGGGCATCGAGCAGATTACTATCCAGATGGACTCTCTGGAGGTCAGAAACAGCGAGTTGCGATCGCGCGAGCTTTAATTAGTCACCCTAAAATTGTTCTCGCAGACGAACCGACTGCTGCACTCGATAAACAATCGGGTCGAGATGTCGTTGAACTCATGCAGAAGCTCGCAAAAGAGCAGCATTGCACGATTTTATTAGTAACCCATGACAATCGGATTTTAGATATCGCGGATCGCATTGTTTATATGGAAGACGGGCGATTGGTCAGTGATGGAAAAAGTGCGATCGCTGCCGTAAAGTAACGTCAAGTGCGATCGCACCCCAACGGATCAAGTATCTTATGACTTTGGTGGTCCGGCGGTCACAATGATCAATTGCTCTGGTCGAATCAGTTCTTGAGCAGCCTGATTGACCTGAGCTTGCGTCACCGATTCGATTTGATTCGGAAATTGACGCAACTCAGCCGGGTTTAAGCCATAAGTCTCATTCATCAAAATTTCACTGGCAAGCTGATCCGGATTCGCTAAATCAACCGGATAGCTACTGGTGATCGATCGCTGAGCAGTCAATACCTCAACTGTACTGACTCCCTTTTCTCGAACTTGCTCTAAGAGCTTCACCGTACTTGCGATCGCTTTATCTGCATCTTCTGGAGCAGTCTGCATCGAAATCACAAATGGACCCGGACGATTTCCAGCTTGGAAGTAACTGTAAATTCCATAAGTTAATCCTTGTCGATCGCGCACCTCAGCCCCTAAACGGCTCGATAGCGTATCGCCTCCTAGTACCTGATTCACAATCGAGGCATTGTAGAATCGTGCATCTCGTCGATCGATTCCGGCTGATCCAATCAGCGTGACAGATTGTGTCTTACCCGGAATCGGCGCATAACGGCGCACGACAGAGCTAGGAGTAGGCAAGGGTGGATAGGTCAAAGCTGGTGCGGCTCCAGAAGCTTTCCATCCGCCCAGTTCTTTCTCAACTAGGGTTTTCACATCCGCGAGATCGAAGTCACCCACTAAAGACAGAATCATTCGATCGGGTCGATAGTGTGTTTGGTAGAAGTTCAAGACATCTTGGCGCTGAATTGCTTTTAGACTCGTTTCGGTTGGGAAACTGTGGAACGGATGATTTTCGGGATAGACTGTCTGCTGAAAGACGCGACGAGCTAGAACTGCTGGATTGTCCAGTTGCACTTTGAGCGCCGAGAGCGCGCGATTTCGAGCCAGTTCAAGTTCTCGATCGGGAAATGTTGCATTTTGGGCAACGTCTGCCAACGTTTGAACTAAAACCGGGAGATGTTCGCTGAGTGCGCTTGCGTTGACTAACACACTCTCACGATTGGTTTCAATTCCAAGCTCAATGCCTCGATCTTCTAGCGTTTTCGCTAACGTTAGCGCATCTTTGGTCTGGGTTCCATTCGTTAAGTTATCAGCAGTCAGCTTAGCGATTCCCGCTTTTGCACTTGAGTCAAATTCGGAACCTGCTTGCATAGAAGCAGCGAGCGAAACGGTTGGAGTACTGCTATCTCGCATCAAGAGC is part of the Leptolyngbya boryana PCC 6306 genome and harbors:
- a CDS encoding DUF5367 family protein; translated protein: MQFLGIGVFIWLTATIAFRLIGQFLLDPTNLVLSIGLFLATSLVMLIVVTSVYLWQQVKSIDRPKTALLIALPGMLLDVGSILWFPTVFPNIDPNANILFAGLMLWGYTSILVTGFLPEQ
- a CDS encoding sigma-70 family RNA polymerase sigma factor — encoded protein: MDMIKLYFEEIGRIPRLTPAQEIELGRQVQRLQKLYEIRQPTLEQWQQAANLSSEELQREIALGERAKRKMIEANLRLVVSIAQQYQNRNLELSDLIQEGNLGLQRSVEKFDPAKGYRFSTYAYWWIRQAMSRAIALKSRSIRIPTHLSEKLNLIRKTQRSLSQTLGRTATIPEIAQALSFTPTEIRDALLAVRRSMSLDVPIGQDQETKLGELLPDAGEMPEESVTRSLLREDLLNLIGLLPSNQRQVLTLRFGLEDGEALSLSQASRKMNCSRETVRLLEKAAMKTLQQYKVRLQEYVAV
- the devC gene encoding ABC transporter permease DevC, whose amino-acid sequence is MARKTPLAWFQLMKEKARLVVAIAGIGFADMLMFMQLGFQDSLYDSATVPHRMLQADLVIIDPRFKSLAAFTPFSRERLYQTKSSDRVQSVSSIRIAMGQWKNPETRLTRSILIWGIEPDAPSFKLSGLQENLEPLKLLNNVVFDRVGRPEFGAIADTFQKQGSVSTELNQQLINVSGLVTMGASFTADGNVFMSDSTFLRLYRDRQASDIDIGLIQLKPNSDVKAVQAQLSASLPDVKVLTPEEFAGIERNYWESQGTIGFIFGIGVIVGFIVGTVIVYQILYTDVANHLPEYATLKAMGYSDRFLLNILLQEALILAVLGFIPGFAVAVGLYQITYAATLLPIAMTANRAITVFVLTVVMCSISGAIAMRKLQAADPADIF
- a CDS encoding DevA family ABC transporter ATP-binding protein, encoding MMQPIISVQNLNHYFGQGQLRKQVLFDVSLNIHAGEIVIMTGPSGSGKTTLLTLLGGLRSAQEGSLTILDQEIRGATKQHLTQLRKNIGYIFQAHNLMTFLTAKQNVRMSLELHARYLNQDLDAMAVSMLEAVGLGHRADYYPDGLSGGQKQRVAIARALISHPKIVLADEPTAALDKQSGRDVVELMQKLAKEQHCTILLVTHDNRILDIADRIVYMEDGRLVSDGKSAIAAVK